Proteins encoded in a region of the Streptomyces sp. NBC_00310 genome:
- a CDS encoding NAD-glutamate dehydrogenase has protein sequence MQTKLDEAKAELLERAARVAENSPVGGYLPTGTTSESTSGEPDHETVLAFLQRYYLHTAPEDLSGRDPVDVFGAAHSHYRLAENRPQGTANVRVHTPTVEENGWTCSHSVVEVVTDDMPFLVDSVTNELSRQGRGIHVVIHPQVVVRRDVTGKLVELIIEPAAVAAASAAVAAGETLPHDAHIESWIHVEMDRETDRADLKQINNDLLRVLSDVREAVEDWEKMRDAAVRIADGLPAEHTADDLRDQDVEEARELLRWLADDHFTFLGYREYELREDDSLSAVAGTGLGILRSDPHHAGHDQHPVSSSFERLPADARAKAREHKLLVLTKANSRATVHRPSYLDYVGVKKFDAEGNVVGERRFLGLFSSAAYTESVRRVPVVRRKVDDVLRGAGFSPNSHDGRDLLQILETYPRDELFQTSADELRSIVTSVLYLQERRRLRLYLRQDEYGRYYSALVYLPRDRYTTGVRLRIIDILKEELGGISVDFTAWNTESILSRLHFVVRVQPGTELPHLSDADKDRIEAKLVEAARSWSDGFAEALNAEVGEERAAEMLRKYANAIPEGYKADHNPRSAVADLVRLEALDQDEDFELSLYEPVGAAPDERRFKIYRKGGSVSLSAVLPVLNRIGVEVIDERPYELRCADRTTAWIYDFGLRMPKPQAGSVDYGGDDARERVQETFAATWTGQAENDGFNALVLSAGLTWRQAMVLRAYAKYLRQAGSTFSQDYMEDTLRDNVHTTRLLVSLFEARMSPDRQRAGREIVDALLEEVDAALDQVASLDEDRILRSFLTVIKATLRTNFFQEASGGKPHDYVSMKFDPQAIPDLPAPRPAYEIWVYSPRVEGVHLRFGKVARGGLRWSDRREDFRTEILGLVKAQMVKNTVIVPVGAKGGFVAKQLPDPSVDRDAWLAEGIRSYKTFISALLDITDNMVAGEVVPPADVVRHDEDDTYLVVAADKGTATFSDIANGVAENYNFWLGDAFASGGSAGYDHKGMGITARGAWESVKRHFRELGVDTQAEDFTVVGIGDMSGDVFGNGMLLSEHIRLVAAFDHRHIFIDPNPDAATSYAERRRVFELPRSSWADYDTDLISTGGGVFPRTAKAIPINGHIRDVLGIEEKISKMTPADLMRAILKAPVDLLWNGGIGTYVKSSAESHTDVGDKANDAIRVDGADLRVQVVGEGGNLGLTQLGRIEFAQKGGRVNTDAIDNSAGVDTSDHEVNIKILLNGLVRDGDMTVKQRNKLLAEMTDEVGRLVLRNNYAQNTAIANALAQSKDMLHAQQRFMRHLVREGHLDRALEFLPTDRQIRERLGTGQGLTGPETAVLLAYTKITVADELLHTSLPDDAYLRKLLHAYFPAALGERFPEHIDSHPLSREIVTTLLVNDTVNTGGTSFLHRLREETGASLEEIVRAQTASRAIFGSAAVWDGVEALDNKVDAAVQTRIRLHSRRLVERGTRWLLNNRPQPLELSGTIAFFKEDVHLVWGELPKLLRGADLEWYQKIYDELTGAGVPEELATRVAGFSSAFPTLDIVAAADRVGRTPMEVAEVYYDLADRLRITQLMDRIIELPRADRWQSMARAAIREDLYAAHASLTAEVLSAGNGTSTPEERFKVWEQKNAALLGRARTTLEDIQSSDAFDLANLSVAMRTMRTLLRSHS, from the coding sequence ATGCAGACCAAGCTGGACGAAGCCAAGGCCGAGCTGCTCGAACGGGCCGCCCGGGTAGCTGAGAACAGCCCGGTCGGGGGGTATCTACCGACTGGGACGACGAGCGAGAGTACGTCCGGCGAACCGGACCACGAGACCGTGCTCGCGTTCCTCCAGCGCTACTACCTGCACACCGCCCCGGAGGACCTGAGCGGCCGCGACCCGGTCGACGTCTTCGGAGCCGCCCACTCCCACTACCGGCTGGCCGAGAACCGCCCCCAGGGCACGGCCAACGTACGGGTCCACACCCCGACCGTCGAGGAGAACGGCTGGACGTGCAGCCACTCCGTCGTCGAGGTCGTCACCGACGACATGCCCTTCCTCGTCGACTCCGTGACCAATGAGCTGTCACGGCAGGGACGCGGCATCCACGTCGTCATCCATCCGCAGGTCGTCGTACGACGGGACGTCACCGGCAAGCTCGTCGAGCTGATCATCGAACCGGCCGCCGTCGCCGCGGCGTCCGCCGCCGTGGCAGCCGGTGAGACGCTGCCGCACGACGCGCACATCGAGTCCTGGATCCACGTCGAGATGGACCGCGAGACCGACCGGGCGGACCTCAAGCAGATCAACAACGATCTGCTCCGTGTCCTGTCCGACGTCCGCGAGGCCGTCGAGGACTGGGAGAAGATGCGGGACGCGGCGGTCCGGATCGCCGACGGGCTGCCCGCCGAGCACACCGCCGACGACCTGCGCGACCAGGACGTGGAGGAGGCCCGCGAGCTGCTGCGCTGGCTCGCCGACGACCACTTCACCTTCCTCGGGTACCGCGAGTACGAGCTGCGCGAGGACGACTCGCTGTCCGCCGTCGCGGGCACCGGGCTGGGCATCCTGCGCTCCGACCCGCACCACGCCGGGCACGACCAGCACCCCGTCAGCTCCTCCTTCGAACGGCTGCCCGCCGACGCCCGCGCCAAGGCCCGTGAGCACAAGCTCCTCGTCCTGACGAAGGCCAACAGCCGGGCCACCGTCCACCGGCCGTCCTACCTCGACTACGTGGGCGTGAAGAAGTTCGACGCCGAGGGGAACGTGGTCGGTGAGCGGCGCTTCCTCGGACTGTTCTCCTCGGCCGCCTACACCGAGTCCGTGCGCCGGGTGCCCGTCGTCCGCCGCAAGGTCGACGACGTCCTGAGGGGCGCCGGATTCTCGCCCAACAGCCACGACGGGCGCGACCTGCTCCAGATCCTGGAGACCTACCCGCGCGACGAACTGTTCCAGACCTCGGCCGACGAGCTGCGCTCCATCGTCACCTCCGTGCTCTATCTGCAGGAGCGCCGGCGGCTGCGGCTCTACCTCCGCCAGGACGAGTACGGGCGCTACTACTCCGCCCTCGTGTACCTCCCGCGCGACCGCTACACCACCGGCGTACGCCTCAGGATCATCGACATCCTGAAGGAGGAACTGGGCGGCATCAGCGTCGACTTCACCGCCTGGAACACCGAGTCGATCCTCTCCCGGCTGCACTTCGTGGTCCGCGTCCAGCCCGGCACCGAACTGCCGCACCTCAGCGACGCCGACAAGGACCGCATCGAGGCCAAGCTGGTCGAGGCCGCCCGGTCCTGGTCGGACGGGTTCGCCGAGGCGCTCAACGCCGAGGTCGGCGAGGAGCGCGCCGCCGAGATGCTGCGCAAGTACGCGAACGCGATCCCCGAGGGGTACAAGGCCGACCACAACCCCCGCTCGGCCGTCGCGGACCTCGTCCGCCTCGAAGCGCTCGACCAGGACGAGGACTTCGAGCTCAGCCTGTACGAGCCGGTGGGCGCCGCGCCCGACGAGCGTCGCTTCAAGATCTACCGCAAGGGCGGCTCCGTCTCGCTCTCCGCGGTGCTGCCCGTCCTCAACCGCATCGGCGTCGAAGTCATCGACGAGCGGCCCTACGAGCTGCGCTGCGCGGACCGGACGACGGCGTGGATCTACGACTTCGGGCTGCGCATGCCCAAGCCGCAGGCCGGGAGTGTGGACTACGGCGGGGACGACGCCCGGGAGCGGGTGCAGGAGACCTTCGCCGCCACCTGGACCGGACAGGCCGAGAACGACGGGTTCAACGCGCTCGTGCTGAGCGCGGGCCTCACCTGGCGGCAGGCCATGGTGCTGCGCGCGTACGCCAAGTACCTGCGGCAGGCCGGGTCCACCTTCAGCCAGGACTACATGGAGGACACCCTCCGCGACAACGTCCACACCACCCGGCTGCTCGTGTCGCTGTTCGAGGCGCGGATGTCGCCGGACCGGCAGCGGGCGGGCCGCGAGATCGTCGACGCGCTGCTCGAGGAGGTCGACGCGGCGCTCGACCAGGTGGCGAGCCTCGACGAGGACCGGATCCTGCGGTCGTTCCTGACCGTCATCAAGGCGACGCTGCGCACGAACTTCTTCCAGGAGGCGAGCGGCGGCAAGCCGCACGACTACGTCTCCATGAAGTTCGACCCGCAGGCCATCCCCGACCTGCCGGCGCCGCGACCGGCGTACGAGATCTGGGTGTACTCGCCGCGGGTCGAGGGCGTGCACCTGCGGTTCGGGAAGGTCGCCCGCGGTGGTCTGCGCTGGTCGGACCGGCGGGAGGACTTCCGGACCGAGATCCTGGGCCTGGTCAAGGCGCAGATGGTCAAGAACACCGTCATCGTGCCGGTCGGCGCCAAGGGCGGCTTCGTCGCCAAGCAGCTGCCCGATCCGTCGGTGGACCGGGACGCGTGGCTGGCCGAGGGCATCCGGAGCTACAAGACCTTCATCTCCGCGCTGCTCGACATCACCGACAACATGGTCGCCGGCGAGGTCGTGCCGCCCGCCGACGTCGTACGGCACGACGAGGACGACACCTATCTCGTCGTCGCCGCCGACAAGGGCACCGCGACCTTCTCCGACATCGCCAACGGGGTCGCCGAGAACTACAACTTCTGGCTCGGGGACGCCTTCGCCTCCGGCGGCAGCGCCGGCTACGACCACAAGGGCATGGGCATCACCGCGCGTGGTGCCTGGGAGTCGGTGAAGCGGCACTTCCGGGAGCTGGGGGTGGACACGCAGGCCGAGGACTTCACGGTCGTCGGCATCGGTGACATGTCCGGTGACGTGTTCGGCAACGGCATGCTGCTGAGCGAGCACATCCGGCTGGTCGCCGCCTTCGACCACCGGCACATCTTCATCGACCCGAACCCGGACGCGGCCACCTCGTACGCCGAGCGCCGTCGCGTGTTCGAGCTGCCCCGCTCCAGCTGGGCCGACTACGACACCGATCTGATCTCCACCGGCGGCGGCGTCTTCCCGCGCACCGCCAAGGCGATCCCGATCAACGGCCACATCCGGGACGTGCTCGGCATCGAGGAGAAGATCTCCAAGATGACCCCGGCCGACCTGATGAGGGCGATCCTCAAGGCACCGGTCGACCTGCTGTGGAACGGCGGCATCGGCACGTACGTCAAGTCCTCGGCCGAGTCGCACACCGATGTCGGCGACAAGGCCAACGACGCGATCCGGGTCGACGGCGCCGACCTGCGCGTCCAGGTCGTCGGCGAGGGCGGCAACCTCGGCCTGACCCAGCTGGGCCGGATCGAGTTCGCGCAGAAGGGCGGGCGGGTCAACACCGACGCCATCGACAACAGCGCGGGCGTGGACACCTCCGACCACGAGGTGAACATCAAGATCCTGCTCAACGGCCTGGTCCGGGACGGCGACATGACGGTCAAGCAGCGCAACAAGCTGCTCGCCGAGATGACCGACGAGGTCGGCCGGCTCGTCCTGCGCAACAACTACGCGCAGAACACGGCGATCGCCAACGCCCTCGCCCAGTCCAAGGACATGCTCCACGCCCAGCAGCGCTTCATGCGCCACCTGGTCCGTGAGGGCCACCTCGACCGGGCGCTCGAATTCCTGCCCACCGACCGGCAGATCCGCGAGCGCCTGGGCACCGGACAGGGCCTCACCGGCCCCGAGACGGCCGTCCTCCTCGCCTACACGAAGATCACGGTCGCCGACGAACTGCTGCACACCTCGCTGCCGGACGACGCCTACCTGCGCAAGCTACTGCACGCGTACTTCCCGGCCGCGCTGGGCGAGCGGTTCCCCGAGCACATCGACAGCCACCCGCTGAGCCGCGAGATCGTCACGACCCTGCTGGTCAACGACACGGTCAACACGGGCGGTACGAGCTTCCTGCACCGGCTGCGGGAGGAGACCGGGGCCTCGCTGGAGGAGATCGTCCGGGCGCAGACCGCGTCCCGCGCGATCTTCGGGTCGGCCGCGGTGTGGGACGGCGTCGAGGCGCTGGACAACAAGGTGGACGCGGCCGTCCAGACCCGGATCCGGCTGCACTCCCGCCGCCTCGTCGAGCGCGGTACGCGCTGGCTGCTCAACAACCGGCCGCAGCCGCTGGAGCTCAGCGGGACCATCGCCTTCTTCAAGGAGGACGTGCACCTGGTCTGGGGCGAGCTGCCCAAGCTGCTGCGCGGCGCGGACCTGGAGTGGTACCAGAAGATCTACGACGAGCTGACGGGCGCCGGGGTCCCGGAGGAGCTGGCCACGCGCGTCGCGGGCTTCTCCTCGGCCTTCCCCACGCTCGACATCGTCGCCGCCGCCGACCGGGTCGGCCGGACGCCGATGGAGGTCGCCGAGGTGTACTACGACCTCGCCGACCGGCTGCGCATCACCCAGCTCATGGACCGCATCATCGAGCTGCCGCGCGCCGACCGCTGGCAGTCCATGGCCCGCGCGGCGATCCGCGAGGACCTGTACGCGGCCCACGCGTCCCTCACCGCCGAGGTCCTCTCCGCGGGCAACGGCACCTCCACACCCGAGGAGCGCTTCAAGGTGTGGGAGCAGAAGAACGCGGCGCTCCTGGGCCGGGCCCGCACGACCCTGGAGGACATCCAGAGCTCCGACGCGTTCGACCTCGCCAACCTGTCGGTGGCGATGCGGACGATGAGGACGCTGCTGCGCAGCCACTCGTAG
- a CDS encoding serine/threonine-protein kinase, translating into MRTVPGEAPISSSTGDILSPLGPQDPRETAGYHLHARIGEGGMGTVYLSHTRGGQPVALKVIRREYGQDPDFRRRFEQEVQAARRVQGYHIVPVVDHDTTGELPWLASAFIAGIPLHDALVAFGPLPLPAVFQLVGCAARALTSIHAADVIHRDLKPSNILLGSQGPYVIDFGIARAADATHLTQSGGLIGTPQYMSPEHALGEPVTPATDVFSLGLIAAVAATGRHPYGDGGAITIAAQIANTAQRPPKLDGYDERLRPLLERCLTAEPTDRIGTEELAALCQESAGRGIGDFTGWLPQPLTAEIARREHSARTPPQPTAPQMPAAPPVAPPAGPATIAPTPPAAPPHNPAEQGTTQGVPQAAPTPPPTGFGPPAQGQAPAPGYGYPPPATDTYHLTPQPPAPAPAAPKKSRRGLKAALVALALVLVAGSGAAAAVYVLDEKDDSNATANSTKDSGKDEDGDKAASTPTPTESAADSGAGSDGEDGGGDGTTPSGSPTIPENARYTALFEGKAFTLRTPTGSDYVNVDFDKPEVDTEDAMADDLKDMYLNNSYWYFETTMGKSVGATPQECAEGTGTNVLPSTLDSEDFGDQAEIDEGTRLCTVTTSGNLAMYEITALTPGDYSWEVPTVQGKLTLWKITD; encoded by the coding sequence TTGCGCACCGTACCGGGGGAGGCTCCCATCAGCAGCAGCACTGGCGACATCCTGAGCCCTCTGGGACCGCAGGACCCACGAGAGACCGCCGGATACCACCTGCACGCCCGCATCGGCGAGGGCGGCATGGGCACGGTCTATCTGTCGCACACCCGCGGCGGCCAGCCCGTCGCCCTGAAGGTCATCCGCCGCGAATACGGCCAGGACCCCGACTTCCGCCGCCGTTTCGAGCAGGAGGTCCAGGCGGCCCGCCGCGTGCAGGGCTACCACATCGTCCCGGTCGTCGACCACGACACCACCGGCGAACTCCCCTGGCTGGCATCGGCGTTCATCGCGGGCATCCCCCTGCACGACGCCCTCGTCGCCTTCGGACCGCTCCCCCTGCCCGCCGTCTTCCAGCTCGTCGGCTGCGCGGCCCGCGCCCTCACCTCCATCCACGCGGCCGACGTCATCCACCGCGACCTCAAGCCCAGCAACATCCTGCTGGGCTCGCAGGGCCCGTACGTCATCGACTTCGGCATCGCCCGCGCCGCCGACGCCACCCACCTCACGCAGTCCGGCGGCCTGATCGGCACCCCGCAGTACATGTCGCCGGAGCACGCCCTCGGCGAGCCGGTCACCCCGGCCACCGACGTCTTCTCGCTCGGCCTGATCGCCGCCGTCGCGGCCACCGGACGCCACCCGTACGGCGACGGCGGCGCCATCACCATCGCCGCGCAGATCGCCAACACGGCCCAGCGTCCGCCGAAGCTCGACGGGTACGACGAGCGGCTGCGGCCCCTGCTGGAGCGCTGCCTGACCGCCGAGCCGACGGACCGCATCGGCACCGAGGAACTGGCCGCGCTCTGCCAGGAGTCGGCGGGCCGAGGCATCGGCGACTTCACCGGCTGGCTGCCGCAGCCCCTCACCGCCGAGATCGCCCGCCGCGAGCACTCCGCCCGGACCCCACCCCAGCCGACGGCGCCCCAGATGCCCGCGGCACCTCCGGTGGCGCCCCCGGCCGGTCCGGCGACCATCGCCCCGACGCCTCCCGCGGCACCGCCGCACAACCCGGCGGAGCAGGGCACCACCCAGGGCGTACCGCAGGCGGCCCCGACGCCCCCACCGACCGGCTTCGGCCCGCCGGCACAGGGCCAGGCCCCGGCTCCCGGCTACGGCTACCCGCCCCCGGCCACCGACACCTACCACCTCACCCCGCAGCCCCCGGCACCCGCACCGGCCGCTCCCAAGAAGAGCCGCCGCGGCCTGAAGGCGGCCCTCGTCGCCCTGGCCCTCGTGCTCGTGGCCGGCTCGGGCGCGGCGGCCGCCGTGTATGTGCTGGACGAGAAGGACGACAGCAACGCCACGGCGAACAGCACGAAGGACAGCGGCAAGGACGAGGACGGCGACAAGGCGGCCTCGACGCCGACCCCGACCGAGTCCGCCGCCGACTCCGGCGCCGGCTCCGACGGCGAGGACGGCGGCGGGGACGGGACGACCCCGAGCGGGTCCCCCACCATCCCCGAGAACGCCCGGTACACGGCCCTCTTCGAAGGCAAGGCCTTCACCCTCCGCACCCCCACCGGCTCGGACTACGTCAACGTCGACTTCGACAAGCCCGAGGTCGACACCGAGGACGCGATGGCCGACGACCTGAAAGACATGTACCTGAACAACAGCTACTGGTACTTCGAGACGACGATGGGCAAGAGCGTCGGCGCCACGCCCCAGGAGTGCGCCGAAGGCACGGGAACGAACGTCCTGCCCTCGACCCTGGACTCCGAGGACTTCGGCGATCAGGCGGAGATCGACGAGGGCACCAGGCTCTGCACGGTCACCACGTCCGGCAACCTCGCCATGTACGAGATCACCGCGCTGACGCCGGGCGACTACAGCTGGGAAGTCCCCACGGTCCAGGGCAAGCTGACGCTCTGGAAGATCACCGACTAG